In the Methylobacter sp. YRD-M1 genome, one interval contains:
- the traV gene encoding type IV conjugative transfer system lipoprotein TraV, translating into MKTKSTGVNKPFMLVALIAAVNLSGCSFFALGGSEFGCKGGVDGVRCMSARQVYQATESSDYVKTASESEKESGTAVRATGQIAGKSQVAVPRIEQPVPIRTQAKVMRVWMAPWEDEDGDLHADGYLYTEIESRRWNLGDRFKSPGTAIAPLSAPTPTTTR; encoded by the coding sequence TTGAAGACGAAATCAACGGGCGTTAACAAGCCCTTCATGCTGGTGGCTTTAATCGCCGCCGTCAACTTGTCCGGCTGTTCGTTTTTTGCTCTGGGAGGCAGCGAGTTCGGCTGTAAAGGCGGCGTCGATGGCGTGCGCTGTATGTCCGCGCGTCAGGTCTATCAGGCGACCGAATCCTCGGATTATGTCAAAACGGCGTCTGAATCAGAAAAGGAATCCGGGACAGCGGTTCGCGCAACTGGACAGATAGCGGGTAAAAGCCAGGTAGCGGTGCCCCGCATTGAACAGCCGGTGCCTATCCGGACGCAGGCCAAGGTGATGCGAGTCTGGATGGCGCCCTGGGAGGATGAGGACGGCGATCTGCATGCGGACGGGTATCTGTATACCGAGATAGAAAGCCGGCGCTGGAATCTGGGCGATCGTTTCAAGTCGCCCGGCACGGCGATAGCGCCGCTCTCAGCGCCGACTCCGACGACGACACGCTAA
- a CDS encoding DsbC family protein has product MLKKLGLVMALTGAWGQAQAAGPDASQLKAPKTDTEMTKEVKEVMRSVDEVKRLPVTGLSLVKAGDKTFLITDNGHFVVAGNFKLVDMWQGKLIGSVADTKGIDKVDLRKIGLNPDELSRFTIGSGKKEVVIFIDPQCPYCHNLIGQLEPLGKEYVFKLVLIPVLGKESAEISKKLMCNKDKAQSLQALVAKDYSKLPALERKEGACDLKPLQKAVVATKLLDIQGVPYIFLPSKNTYKGGAQSFKTLLEKDLEDEINGR; this is encoded by the coding sequence ATGCTTAAAAAACTAGGGTTAGTCATGGCGTTGACAGGCGCATGGGGTCAAGCGCAGGCGGCAGGTCCGGATGCCTCGCAACTAAAAGCGCCGAAAACCGACACGGAAATGACCAAGGAAGTCAAAGAGGTTATGCGCAGCGTGGATGAAGTCAAGCGGCTGCCGGTCACGGGTCTGTCGCTGGTTAAGGCCGGCGACAAGACGTTCCTGATCACGGACAACGGCCATTTCGTGGTCGCCGGCAATTTCAAGCTGGTCGATATGTGGCAGGGCAAGCTCATTGGCTCGGTCGCCGATACCAAAGGTATCGATAAAGTCGACCTGCGCAAGATCGGTTTGAATCCCGATGAATTGTCCAGGTTCACGATCGGCTCCGGTAAGAAAGAAGTCGTCATCTTTATCGATCCGCAATGCCCTTATTGCCATAACCTGATCGGCCAGCTTGAACCACTGGGCAAAGAGTACGTGTTTAAACTGGTCCTGATCCCGGTCTTGGGCAAGGAATCGGCCGAGATCAGCAAAAAGCTGATGTGCAACAAAGATAAAGCGCAATCGTTACAAGCGTTGGTCGCCAAGGATTATTCAAAACTGCCTGCACTGGAACGCAAAGAGGGCGCTTGTGACCTGAAGCCGCTGCAGAAAGCCGTCGTGGCTACAAAACTGCTGGATATTCAAGGCGTGCCTTATATTTTCCTGCCGTCGAAAAACACCTATAAAGGCGGCGCCCAATCCTTCAAAACCTTGCTGGAGAAAGACCTTGAAGACGAAATCAACGGGCGTTAA
- a CDS encoding TraB/VirB10 family protein encodes MIDLEKKTPKEKLIDWYIKLDPSRRKQLTLIGGGALFFVLSAILITATSDDGPKIMQKPRKVEYTLFNGKSPRDVSMDAMSGKIKKLTEEFSEIRTTFQRQDQKIQEASQMIKLQTEELNKRTEKLAQQTNELNQKIEAAQEALKNQVPLPEIPLDDKSARTGKGRKSKRDPLEPELLGEQSPTLAESDTVPAETGPKIRVVTGEGEDSKKNDKSDGSATTTGKNSGKKITEFVNIKKPSGKTGVPDMFLPAGSILSGTLVTGLDAPTANQSRNDPFPALLRVKHEAILPNRYRMDIRECFLIASGYGDLSAERAYMRAERISCVKKDGAVIETAMDAYSVGEDGKAGVRGRLVSKNGQIIGNALLSGFVAGISQAFAPQKVLAYRDNVQPGEQQPFQYPSPEMLAGQALTGGIKGAAEQIADYYLEMAKNIFPIIEVDAGRKIDFIMIRGMSLNPRSRSGQGTGGQSGVRAANNAYGGYQEGYGNGYGGNMMGDMLNGMMRGNGGGHGGYGRGGQGGYGGYGR; translated from the coding sequence AAGAAAACGCCCAAAGAAAAACTGATCGACTGGTATATCAAGCTGGACCCGTCCAGGCGCAAGCAGTTGACGCTGATCGGCGGCGGCGCCCTGTTTTTTGTGCTGTCGGCAATCCTCATCACGGCCACATCGGATGATGGGCCCAAGATCATGCAAAAACCCCGCAAGGTGGAATATACCTTGTTTAACGGCAAAAGCCCCCGGGATGTATCCATGGATGCGATGTCGGGCAAGATCAAAAAGCTCACGGAAGAATTTTCCGAGATCCGCACGACCTTTCAGCGCCAGGATCAGAAGATCCAGGAAGCCTCGCAAATGATCAAGCTGCAAACGGAAGAGCTGAACAAGCGCACGGAGAAATTGGCGCAACAAACCAATGAGCTGAACCAGAAAATTGAAGCGGCGCAGGAGGCGCTGAAAAACCAGGTGCCTCTGCCCGAAATCCCGCTCGACGATAAATCGGCTCGCACGGGCAAAGGCAGAAAAAGCAAAAGAGACCCGCTAGAACCGGAACTGTTGGGCGAGCAGTCGCCCACCCTGGCGGAAAGCGATACCGTACCGGCCGAAACGGGGCCGAAGATACGCGTCGTGACCGGGGAAGGGGAAGATAGCAAAAAAAATGATAAAAGTGACGGCAGTGCCACCACAACGGGCAAAAACAGCGGCAAAAAAATAACGGAATTCGTCAATATCAAAAAGCCTTCCGGTAAAACCGGCGTGCCCGATATGTTCCTGCCGGCAGGCAGTATTTTGAGCGGCACGCTGGTAACAGGCCTGGATGCGCCGACCGCCAACCAGTCACGCAACGATCCGTTCCCGGCCCTGTTGCGGGTCAAGCACGAAGCCATTCTACCGAACCGTTACCGGATGGATATTCGCGAGTGTTTCCTGATCGCCAGCGGTTATGGCGATCTGAGCGCCGAACGTGCGTACATGAGAGCGGAGCGTATTTCCTGCGTCAAGAAAGATGGCGCGGTCATTGAAACCGCCATGGATGCCTATTCGGTCGGCGAAGACGGTAAAGCCGGGGTCAGAGGGCGGTTGGTTTCCAAGAACGGCCAGATCATCGGCAATGCCTTGTTATCGGGGTTCGTCGCCGGCATCAGTCAAGCATTTGCGCCGCAAAAAGTATTGGCCTACCGGGACAACGTCCAGCCCGGCGAGCAACAACCCTTTCAGTATCCCTCGCCTGAAATGCTGGCCGGCCAAGCCTTGACGGGCGGCATCAAAGGCGCCGCGGAGCAAATCGCCGATTACTACCTGGAAATGGCCAAGAACATTTTTCCGATCATTGAAGTGGATGCCGGCCGGAAAATCGATTTCATCATGATTCGCGGCATGTCGCTGAATCCCAGATCGAGATCAGGCCAGGGGACTGGCGGGCAAAGCGGAGTCCGCGCTGCCAATAACGCCTACGGCGGCTATCAGGAGGGCTACGGCAACGGTTACGGCGGCAATATGATGGGCGACATGCTCAACGGCATGATGCGCGGTAATGGGGGAGGCCACGGTGGTTATGGCCGAGGCGGGCAGGGTGGCTATGGCGGTTATGGACGTTAA